A genomic stretch from Glaciecola nitratireducens FR1064 includes:
- a CDS encoding TonB-dependent receptor has protein sequence MLKKNKLNRVAIAVALTVGLSTSVLAQTTTSAIRGNVSSEAGSIVSGATVTITHVPSGTVSTATTNESGVFSARGLRVGGPYSVTITGSDFTSVQIDDLFVSLDQTLSLPIEVQGNANREVIVVTGTRAQGGFSNDGLSTSLGLEALNEVASIDRDITDAAELDPFASVNFQSGGAKELTIAGANNRFNSLTIDGVALNDRFGLNANGYPTQRSPISFDAIESLSIQTAPFDVEYNGFTGGTINAVTKSGTNEFHGSLGYYHTSDSLIGDKNGDDDFDFAFEEDTFVGTLGGAIIKDKLFFFVAYDKYEEVAPLNNGPVGSGAVNIREDITLDDVAQVGQIVSDVWGFDIGDFNKGPAKDEKILANIDWNITDDHRAKFTYLLTDGNTIQEQNGNNFLASDNILGASSAWYDNSERVESFIGHVFSDWTANFSTQVKIASTTQATGQDSLSGNEFPNFAVFLREVDGDENYLTIGPDRFRHGNELDQDFMQYKFVAEYSVGDHILKAGYEREEVEVNNLFAQNSEGSYVFDSIEDLRNATASGLLYDNAVTNNENDLRAIWGYNSNSLYIQDSWDVNGYLTIDAGLRYDWYESEGQIRENQNFIDRYGYSNANDIDGLDVILPRVSFKWLATEDLTVRGGLGRFSGGAPGVWISNSYSNDGVISDSSNAFGTINVPTTPDPATGQYIPQDVLNTLATEAPDGSVNALRPDFEIPTTWKLSLGAAYAVDIPYLGEDWLLSGDFLYNKLENASYWYDQRCENPVDTAPDGRGVYDCSNGPEAIAVGSVDDGDGMLLAFSASNDWDTDYGRFDMFTSYTYADVEDVGYGTSSTATSNYSDFAAYDRQKPRAGTSNYQTEHLAKVRFNWSKEIVNGYQTKVSIFATRRSGQPYSYTFNENNACVLDVGGGRCARESRNDDAGHLLYVPTGVNDPLFAASSFGGDAAAQQEFFNYINSSELGQYAGGIAPRNGDNSRWSTIIDLRIQQELPAINEDHKFLLFFDIENFGNLLNSDWGRVERTRYEYERSVVSASIVDGQYEYFSLRNPDSIKNLEVLSQSVWQIQFGLKYEF, from the coding sequence ATGTTGAAAAAAAACAAACTGAATCGTGTTGCGATTGCAGTTGCACTGACCGTGGGTCTTTCCACATCAGTACTTGCGCAGACGACCACCTCGGCAATTCGAGGCAACGTTTCCAGTGAAGCAGGATCAATTGTTTCTGGAGCGACTGTAACAATAACACATGTTCCATCAGGCACTGTGTCGACAGCAACGACAAACGAAAGTGGCGTTTTCTCGGCTCGCGGTTTGCGTGTTGGTGGGCCATACTCAGTTACTATTACTGGTAGCGATTTTACGTCTGTACAAATTGATGACCTTTTTGTATCACTCGATCAAACATTGTCACTTCCGATTGAAGTTCAAGGTAACGCAAATAGAGAAGTTATTGTCGTTACGGGTACGCGCGCTCAAGGTGGATTCTCTAACGATGGACTAAGCACCAGTCTTGGTCTTGAAGCATTAAACGAAGTTGCTTCAATTGACCGTGATATTACAGACGCTGCTGAACTAGACCCTTTCGCGTCAGTAAACTTTCAAAGTGGCGGCGCTAAAGAGTTAACAATTGCGGGTGCAAACAACCGCTTTAACTCTTTAACTATTGACGGTGTTGCTCTAAACGACCGTTTCGGTTTGAATGCCAATGGTTACCCTACTCAGCGTTCACCAATTTCTTTTGACGCCATTGAGTCACTTTCAATTCAGACAGCCCCTTTCGACGTTGAATACAACGGTTTTACTGGCGGTACTATTAACGCCGTAACAAAATCAGGTACTAACGAATTCCATGGTTCTTTAGGCTATTATCATACGAGTGATTCGTTAATCGGTGATAAGAATGGCGATGACGATTTTGACTTCGCTTTTGAAGAAGACACTTTTGTTGGAACACTTGGTGGTGCAATCATCAAAGACAAGTTGTTCTTTTTTGTTGCTTACGACAAATATGAAGAAGTTGCGCCACTTAACAATGGACCAGTAGGTTCAGGTGCAGTTAACATCCGTGAAGACATCACGCTTGATGATGTTGCTCAAGTTGGTCAGATCGTTTCTGACGTTTGGGGCTTCGATATCGGTGACTTTAACAAAGGTCCTGCTAAAGATGAAAAAATCTTAGCGAATATCGACTGGAACATCACAGACGACCATCGCGCAAAATTCACTTACCTTTTGACTGACGGGAACACTATCCAAGAGCAGAACGGTAATAACTTTCTTGCATCAGACAACATTCTTGGCGCTTCTTCAGCGTGGTATGACAACTCTGAGCGTGTAGAAAGCTTTATCGGACATGTATTTTCAGATTGGACCGCGAATTTCTCGACTCAAGTTAAAATTGCAAGCACAACACAAGCAACGGGTCAGGATTCATTAAGTGGTAACGAGTTCCCGAACTTCGCAGTGTTCTTGCGTGAAGTAGATGGCGATGAGAATTATCTGACTATCGGTCCTGACCGTTTCCGTCATGGTAATGAACTAGATCAAGATTTTATGCAATACAAGTTCGTAGCTGAATACTCAGTTGGCGATCATATTTTGAAAGCGGGTTACGAGCGTGAAGAAGTTGAAGTAAATAACCTCTTTGCACAAAACTCGGAAGGTTCATATGTATTTGATAGCATTGAAGACTTGCGCAATGCAACAGCGTCAGGTTTGCTATACGACAATGCTGTTACAAACAATGAAAACGATCTTCGTGCAATTTGGGGCTATAACTCTAATTCACTTTACATCCAAGATTCTTGGGACGTTAATGGTTATCTAACTATCGACGCTGGTCTTCGTTATGATTGGTATGAATCTGAAGGTCAAATTCGTGAAAACCAGAACTTTATTGACCGTTATGGTTACAGCAATGCGAATGATATTGATGGTTTAGACGTTATTCTTCCAAGAGTGTCGTTTAAATGGCTAGCAACAGAAGATCTTACAGTGCGTGGTGGTTTAGGTAGATTCTCTGGTGGTGCTCCTGGCGTATGGATTTCAAACAGTTATTCAAACGATGGTGTAATATCTGACAGTTCAAATGCATTCGGAACAATCAACGTTCCAACTACACCAGATCCAGCAACGGGTCAGTACATTCCGCAAGACGTTCTTAATACTTTGGCAACTGAAGCACCAGACGGCTCGGTAAACGCGCTTCGTCCTGACTTCGAAATACCAACAACGTGGAAGCTTAGCTTAGGCGCAGCTTACGCAGTTGATATTCCTTATTTAGGCGAAGACTGGTTACTATCAGGTGATTTCCTTTATAACAAGTTGGAAAATGCTTCTTATTGGTATGACCAACGTTGTGAAAACCCAGTAGATACTGCTCCAGACGGTCGCGGTGTTTATGACTGCAGCAATGGTCCTGAAGCGATAGCGGTTGGTTCAGTTGATGACGGTGACGGTATGTTACTTGCGTTCTCAGCGTCTAACGACTGGGATACTGACTACGGTCGTTTTGATATGTTCACAAGCTACACCTATGCAGATGTAGAAGATGTTGGCTACGGTACGTCTTCAACAGCAACGTCAAACTACTCTGACTTTGCAGCATATGATCGTCAAAAGCCGCGTGCTGGTACTTCAAATTACCAAACAGAGCATTTGGCAAAAGTTCGCTTTAATTGGTCGAAAGAGATAGTTAATGGCTATCAAACTAAAGTATCAATTTTCGCAACGCGTCGCTCTGGTCAGCCATATAGCTACACGTTCAACGAAAACAATGCTTGTGTTCTTGATGTAGGCGGCGGTCGTTGTGCTCGTGAGAGCCGTAACGATGACGCTGGTCACTTGCTTTACGTACCAACGGGTGTGAACGATCCATTGTTTGCTGCTAGTTCGTTTGGTGGTGATGCTGCGGCACAACAAGAGTTCTTTAACTATATCAATAGCTCAGAACTAGGCCAGTATGCAGGTGGTATTGCACCTAGAAATGGCGACAACTCACGTTGGTCAACCATTATTGATTTAAGAATTCAGCAAGAGTTACCGGCTATCAACGAAGACCACAAGTTCTTATTGTTCTTTGATATTGAAAACTTTGGTAACCTACTTAATTCTGATTGGGGTCGTGTAGAGCGCACTCGCTATGAATACGAGAGATCAGTAGTATCGGCTAGTATCGTAGACGGTCAGTATGAGTACTTCAGCCTAAGAAACCCAGACAGCATTAAAAACTTAGAAGTACTTTCTCAGTCTGTTTGGCAAATTCAGTTTGGTCTGAAATACGAATTCTAA
- the udk gene encoding uridine kinase — translation MQKPIILAISGASGSGKSLFTQNLALKLRQHEREVLVLQEDHYYKAQDHVEMEERVSTNYDHPDAFEHDLLNQQLQELNAGNSIEYPRYCYVTHTRLPDFEVISPAPIIILEGIMLLTQIQLFDQFDIKVFVDTPLDVCLMRRMLRDTQERGRSISSVAKQYEATVKPMYHKFIEPSKTFADLIVPHGGENLLAVDVVSSYLLEGKSKIA, via the coding sequence ATGCAAAAACCAATCATCCTCGCAATATCAGGCGCATCAGGTTCTGGTAAATCACTCTTCACCCAGAACTTAGCGTTGAAGTTACGCCAACATGAACGAGAAGTGTTAGTCCTCCAAGAAGACCATTACTACAAAGCGCAAGACCACGTTGAGATGGAAGAGCGTGTTAGCACTAATTATGACCACCCTGACGCTTTTGAGCATGATCTGCTAAACCAACAGCTACAAGAGTTGAACGCGGGTAACAGCATAGAGTACCCTCGGTACTGCTATGTAACGCATACCCGACTTCCTGATTTCGAAGTTATTAGCCCTGCCCCGATCATTATTTTAGAGGGTATTATGTTGCTGACTCAAATTCAGTTATTTGACCAATTTGACATTAAAGTATTCGTAGACACACCACTTGACGTCTGTTTGATGAGACGCATGTTGCGCGACACACAAGAGCGCGGCCGTTCCATAAGTTCCGTCGCTAAACAGTACGAAGCGACCGTTAAACCGATGTACCACAAATTTATTGAGCCTAGTAAAACCTTTGCAGATTTAATTGTGCCGCACGGTGGTGAAAATCTCTTGGCAGTAGACGTAGTAAGTTCATACTTGCTTGAAGGTAAATCAAAAATAGCTTAG
- a CDS encoding NupC/NupG family nucleoside CNT transporter, which translates to MTGLLGIAFLLGMAFLFSSARKNINWRTVGGAFAIQALLGGFILYSEWGIRFLNNLTIYVANIISYSADGIRFLFGNLLGNESLGFIFAINVLPVIIFFSSLIAVLYHLGIMSWVIRIIGGTLQKLLGTSRPESMSAAANIFVGQTEAPLIIKPFLPSMTRSELFAVMVGGLASIAGSIMAGYAGLGVELKYLLAASFMAAPGGLLMAKMLEPETQKTNEEVTDVKADNEEYANVFDAAASGATAGLKLAVNVGAMLLAFIALIALLNGMLGGIGALFGQGDLSIQLILGYVFQPIAWLIGVPWNEANLAGSFIGQKVVVNEFVAYLDFIKYSAELSPVTQAIVTFALCGFANLSSIAILMGGIGALAPTRRKEIAQLGLKAVFAATLANLMSAALAGIFISLSL; encoded by the coding sequence ATGACAGGATTATTAGGGATCGCCTTTTTATTGGGCATGGCTTTTTTGTTCTCTTCAGCTAGGAAGAATATTAATTGGCGGACCGTAGGTGGCGCTTTTGCCATTCAGGCTCTATTGGGCGGGTTCATACTCTATTCTGAATGGGGTATCCGATTCCTTAATAATTTAACTATTTATGTCGCTAATATTATTTCTTACAGCGCAGATGGCATTCGTTTCCTCTTTGGCAATCTTTTAGGCAATGAGTCATTAGGCTTCATTTTTGCGATTAACGTCCTACCTGTCATTATATTTTTCTCATCATTAATTGCCGTGCTATATCACCTAGGCATCATGTCTTGGGTTATCAGGATCATAGGTGGTACATTGCAAAAACTGCTTGGCACAAGTCGACCAGAATCAATGTCTGCCGCGGCTAATATTTTTGTCGGTCAAACCGAAGCGCCACTTATTATAAAGCCTTTTTTACCTAGCATGACTCGTTCAGAGTTATTTGCAGTAATGGTAGGCGGTTTAGCCTCTATTGCAGGCTCTATCATGGCTGGTTATGCCGGTTTAGGAGTAGAGTTAAAATATTTATTGGCAGCCAGTTTCATGGCAGCTCCCGGCGGTTTGCTGATGGCAAAGATGTTGGAACCAGAAACGCAGAAAACCAACGAAGAAGTGACCGATGTCAAAGCTGACAATGAAGAATATGCTAACGTGTTCGACGCTGCAGCAAGCGGTGCAACTGCAGGATTGAAGCTTGCTGTGAATGTTGGCGCAATGCTGCTTGCCTTCATCGCGTTGATCGCACTTCTGAATGGAATGCTTGGCGGCATTGGTGCACTATTTGGCCAAGGCGACCTATCTATTCAGCTTATTTTAGGCTACGTATTCCAACCAATAGCATGGTTAATTGGCGTGCCGTGGAACGAGGCTAATTTAGCGGGCAGTTTTATTGGCCAGAAAGTGGTCGTGAATGAGTTTGTTGCGTACTTAGATTTTATAAAATATAGCGCAGAACTGTCGCCGGTTACGCAAGCGATAGTTACATTTGCACTATGCGGTTTTGCTAACCTTTCATCCATTGCGATACTGATGGGTGGTATTGGCGCATTAGCACCAACACGACGTAAAGAAATAGCGCAACTTGGCCTAAAAGCCGTTTTTGCAGCAACATTAGCCAACTTAATGAGCGCAGCACTCGCTGGTATATTTATCTCATTGAGTTTGTAG
- a CDS encoding 2OG-Fe(II) oxygenase family protein: MKLEAVDFTAPDAQQKFVESLRQTGFGVLKNHPISQDSVASIYANWQAFFNSEEKQSYLYNKDKQDGFFPQSVSEVAKGFKKKDIKEYFHFYPWGQCPEELRDELSDYYKNTSSLAAQLLNWIEQESPAEVSKHYSMPLSQMIDGSDQTLLRVLHYPPLAGDEEADAIRAAAHEDINLITLLPAANEPGLQVKALDGSWLDVPCDFGNLIVNIGDMLQEASGHYFPSTTHRVINPEGTDVTKSRISLPLFLHPRPDVKLSERHTAGTYLTERLTELGVL; this comes from the coding sequence ATGAAATTAGAAGCAGTTGACTTTACCGCGCCCGACGCCCAGCAAAAATTTGTTGAATCTTTGCGCCAAACCGGCTTTGGTGTGTTGAAAAATCACCCTATATCGCAAGACAGCGTGGCAAGTATTTATGCTAATTGGCAGGCGTTTTTTAACAGTGAAGAAAAACAGTCATACTTGTATAACAAAGATAAGCAAGACGGATTTTTTCCGCAAAGCGTGTCTGAAGTTGCAAAAGGCTTTAAGAAGAAAGACATTAAAGAATACTTCCACTTTTATCCTTGGGGCCAGTGCCCTGAAGAACTAAGAGATGAGTTAAGTGATTATTACAAAAACACCTCTAGTTTAGCCGCTCAATTATTGAATTGGATAGAGCAAGAGTCACCAGCAGAAGTCAGTAAGCACTACAGTATGCCGCTATCGCAAATGATAGATGGAAGCGATCAAACGCTATTACGAGTGTTGCATTATCCGCCACTAGCAGGCGATGAAGAAGCTGACGCTATTCGTGCTGCCGCGCATGAAGATATTAACTTAATCACGCTATTGCCTGCTGCGAATGAGCCCGGCTTACAGGTAAAAGCACTCGACGGCAGTTGGTTAGATGTACCCTGTGACTTTGGTAACTTGATTGTCAATATTGGTGACATGCTGCAAGAAGCTTCAGGTCATTACTTCCCGTCAACCACTCACCGAGTAATAAACCCGGAAGGTACTGACGTGACCAAATCGCGCATTTCGTTACCCTTATTTTTGCATCCGCGTCCTGATGTTAAATTGTCTGAACGTCATACAGCTGGAACCTACCTTACAGAACGCTTAACTGAGCTAGGCGTACTTTAA
- a CDS encoding tetratricopeptide repeat protein gives MSVSFQSTRLMLLVLFFSLFGSGCAATLHKNTDLLPAEEYLKDDAFPHFRAYPIEQAREIFALDDDAKAFVAKATQGLHSDEDNIKMLIRRIFSRSELDLIYTASANTIASDTFQNASANCLSLSIMTFSMAREAGFISEFQIIDIPEYWTRRAGYSILNGHINLRIKSNNRANKKVLFEKSFVVDFDPVSGADQFISRDASVPVVLAMFYNNKGAEALMKKNNDLAYAYFRESILADDGYPGAWVNLGLLYRKIGLYDFAMNAYQKAIRLDKDYNTAWENLAILQKHLGNVKAASDINRRLDAKRNENPFYHQMLAEVDREKGRFESSIHHYERAIRLNRNQHEFYLGLASVYFEKGDFKNSKRLLNTAKKKAGKSKVADIYVNKLTALSNFIASAHIN, from the coding sequence ATGAGTGTTTCTTTTCAATCTACTCGTTTAATGTTGCTTGTGTTATTTTTTAGTTTATTCGGCTCGGGATGTGCTGCAACACTGCATAAAAATACTGATTTATTGCCCGCTGAAGAATATCTCAAAGATGATGCCTTTCCCCACTTTCGCGCATACCCAATTGAACAAGCCCGCGAAATATTTGCATTAGATGACGATGCCAAAGCTTTTGTTGCGAAAGCAACGCAAGGTCTTCACTCTGACGAAGACAATATCAAAATGTTGATACGTCGTATTTTCTCGCGATCCGAGCTGGATTTGATCTACACCGCTTCCGCAAATACTATTGCAAGTGATACCTTTCAAAATGCTTCCGCAAACTGCTTGTCGCTGTCGATAATGACATTTTCGATGGCAAGAGAGGCTGGCTTTATAAGCGAGTTTCAGATAATCGACATACCTGAATATTGGACCCGGCGAGCTGGATACTCGATACTAAATGGGCACATTAATTTACGCATTAAATCGAATAATAGAGCGAATAAGAAGGTGTTGTTCGAGAAAAGTTTTGTCGTTGATTTTGATCCAGTAAGCGGTGCCGACCAATTTATAAGTCGTGATGCCTCAGTACCCGTTGTCCTTGCTATGTTTTATAACAACAAGGGCGCAGAAGCGCTGATGAAGAAAAACAATGACTTGGCTTATGCATACTTTCGAGAATCTATATTGGCGGATGATGGCTACCCTGGCGCATGGGTGAATTTAGGACTGCTTTATCGCAAAATAGGGCTTTATGATTTTGCCATGAACGCATACCAAAAGGCCATCAGACTCGATAAGGATTATAATACTGCATGGGAAAATTTAGCGATATTGCAGAAACATTTAGGTAACGTCAAAGCAGCCTCTGATATTAACCGAAGACTAGACGCAAAACGAAATGAAAACCCGTTCTACCATCAAATGCTCGCAGAAGTTGATAGAGAAAAAGGTCGCTTTGAAAGTAGCATTCATCATTACGAAAGAGCGATTAGATTGAATCGTAATCAGCATGAGTTTTACTTGGGCCTAGCGTCTGTCTATTTTGAAAAAGGTGATTTTAAAAATTCAAAACGTCTTCTAAATACAGCTAAAAAGAAGGCGGGGAAAAGCAAAGTCGCGGACATTTATGTGAATAAATTAACCGCACTCTCAAACTTCATTGCTTCTGCTCATATTAATTGA
- a CDS encoding 3'-5' exonuclease, which yields MASLFSKLFKRAPTLPDKWKTMPIKDTPLLSIDLELTGLDTTIAKITSIGWVNGTHQSIDLSSAFYTVVRASGDLQQSPVIHGLTARDLLKGEHVKNVIDQLQAFANTHVWVLHNASLDMQVLDRVAKSLGIPETQITTIDTMLLELYFLNKTQDMVKQGAVTLEQCRQRYGFPEAPNHNALDDAVATLSLAFAQWYKFDKQTSAPLSDLAHTKAIRVYTIGE from the coding sequence ATGGCGTCGCTCTTTTCTAAACTTTTCAAGCGAGCACCCACGCTGCCAGATAAATGGAAAACGATGCCTATTAAGGACACACCTCTTTTATCTATCGATTTAGAGCTGACCGGTTTAGATACTACGATTGCTAAAATCACGTCTATTGGATGGGTAAACGGAACGCATCAAAGTATTGATTTGAGCTCTGCATTTTACACCGTTGTGCGTGCTTCAGGCGATTTACAGCAAAGCCCTGTCATCCATGGTTTAACCGCTAGAGACTTATTGAAGGGTGAGCATGTTAAAAATGTGATTGATCAATTACAAGCATTCGCTAACACGCATGTTTGGGTGCTGCACAATGCCTCTTTGGATATGCAAGTGTTAGACAGAGTCGCCAAAAGTTTAGGGATCCCAGAGACCCAAATAACGACTATCGACACCATGCTGCTTGAACTTTACTTTCTAAATAAAACTCAGGATATGGTTAAGCAAGGGGCTGTTACGCTCGAGCAATGTCGCCAGCGCTATGGTTTTCCTGAAGCACCAAATCATAACGCATTGGATGACGCGGTCGCTACGCTCTCGCTTGCTTTTGCGCAGTGGTATAAGTTCGATAAACAGACATCAGCGCCTCTTTCTGATTTAGCGCACACCAAAGCGATTAGAGTCTATACCATAGGTGAATAG
- a CDS encoding DUF294 nucleotidyltransferase-like domain-containing protein, which translates to MTAVPQQVTDFLQQSGPFDVLDIEQLHDIARHSHIIYLAAENQEEMLATHKNSLYLIQSGQFSIKDCDGALKHLSDGDYFGYAALLDNVNYKLNVTVESPGLVLCMPKEWFDKAMTHPKISQFFNAAKDDVLQHDAVTDSNSMWLHKPLFEVAETLPITISQTDSIQSAGALMSEKHISSVLIIENNKLMGIITDRDLRNRVVAVGLNMQLPVKQIMTENPAYLTKNKTLFDAVCIMNEKSINHLPVLDEITNKPIGMITATDIFKQQRNNVLFVISDISKANNLYELTRCSWQLPHYFASSAKRPGDFDIVGKVLSQATDVMTRKLITFFQQQNGQAPMPYCWIVYGSQAREDQTMGSDQDNSLLLAEEPNEEQAVYFEKMAQYVCLGLGKCGIKLCDGNIMASNPKLRNSLSELIQQSKSWVREPTPEAMLSFNIFLDARAAAGDASLFSRLQDERKTLFQQSMFLAALARQANEGSVPLSMFQKFVFAKDRKEKDSIDLKHTAIAIINNLVRIHALANGISIPATVARLDALPADCGVSSEDIKNLRDIWLFLNRLRWRHQLNNKVQDNFIRVSDLSSIEKHQLKAAFQAIHRAQQTAVLKYSGGIG; encoded by the coding sequence ATGACAGCCGTGCCACAACAGGTGACTGATTTCCTCCAACAGTCAGGGCCTTTTGATGTCTTAGATATCGAGCAGCTGCATGATATTGCTCGACATTCTCACATTATTTACCTTGCGGCTGAAAACCAAGAGGAGATGCTCGCAACGCATAAAAACTCGCTTTATTTGATTCAAAGCGGACAGTTTTCAATAAAGGATTGTGATGGTGCGCTGAAGCACTTGAGTGACGGCGATTATTTTGGTTATGCCGCATTGCTCGATAACGTAAATTATAAGCTAAATGTCACAGTAGAAAGCCCCGGCCTAGTTTTGTGTATGCCTAAAGAGTGGTTTGACAAAGCCATGACCCATCCTAAAATTAGCCAGTTTTTTAATGCCGCCAAGGATGACGTTCTGCAGCATGATGCTGTAACAGATTCAAACTCAATGTGGCTGCATAAACCCCTCTTTGAAGTAGCGGAAACGCTGCCAATCACTATTTCCCAAACGGACTCTATACAAAGCGCAGGCGCGTTGATGAGCGAAAAGCATATTTCATCAGTGCTGATCATCGAAAATAACAAGCTAATGGGCATTATCACCGACCGCGATTTGCGCAATCGGGTAGTAGCAGTTGGTCTTAATATGCAACTGCCGGTGAAGCAAATAATGACTGAAAATCCGGCTTATCTAACCAAGAATAAAACCTTGTTTGATGCGGTTTGTATAATGAATGAAAAGTCGATTAATCACCTGCCGGTATTGGACGAAATTACTAATAAACCGATAGGGATGATTACTGCAACAGACATTTTTAAACAGCAGCGCAACAATGTTTTATTTGTGATCAGTGATATTTCAAAAGCGAATAATTTGTATGAACTCACGCGTTGTTCTTGGCAACTACCGCATTATTTTGCATCGAGCGCGAAACGTCCCGGTGATTTCGATATTGTAGGCAAGGTGCTCTCACAAGCGACCGATGTCATGACGCGTAAATTAATCACTTTTTTTCAGCAACAAAACGGTCAAGCACCCATGCCTTATTGTTGGATAGTGTATGGCTCTCAGGCGCGGGAAGACCAAACAATGGGATCTGACCAAGATAATTCCCTGTTATTGGCTGAAGAGCCTAATGAAGAGCAAGCCGTCTATTTCGAAAAAATGGCGCAATATGTGTGTTTAGGCTTGGGAAAGTGTGGCATAAAATTATGCGATGGAAATATTATGGCGTCTAATCCTAAGTTGCGTAATTCATTAAGTGAATTGATTCAACAATCGAAATCATGGGTTCGTGAACCGACACCAGAAGCAATGCTATCGTTTAATATTTTCTTAGATGCTCGCGCTGCGGCAGGTGACGCAAGCTTGTTTTCACGTTTGCAGGATGAGCGCAAAACGCTGTTCCAACAGTCGATGTTCTTAGCTGCGCTAGCGCGTCAGGCGAATGAAGGTTCTGTGCCGCTATCAATGTTCCAAAAGTTTGTTTTTGCAAAAGACAGAAAAGAAAAAGACAGTATTGATTTAAAGCATACAGCCATAGCCATTATCAATAATCTAGTGCGAATTCATGCTCTAGCGAATGGAATTAGCATTCCGGCAACGGTCGCTAGGTTGGATGCATTGCCCGCAGATTGCGGAGTTTCATCAGAAGATATTAAAAATTTACGAGACATATGGTTATTTTTAAATCGACTACGCTGGCGCCATCAGCTGAACAATAAAGTACAGGATAACTTTATTCGCGTGAGCGATCTATCGTCTATAGAAAAGCACCAATTAAAGGCAGCCTTTCAAGCCATCCACAGAGCCCAACAAACCGCTGTTCTGAAATATTCAGGTGGAATTGGGTAA